DNA sequence from the bacterium genome:
GAAAAAGCCGGAACCGATGGCTCGGGCCTGTGCCTCGGCAGCCTTCGCCGCCTGCACAGCGTAGGCTTGCTGGTCTCCAAAGATCTTCCGCCCATCTCCTTCGGTAAGATAAAGCCGTTGAGAAATCGTGACTCCCAGAAGCGCGCCGTATGCGTGCCGCGGGTCATCGAGAAATGCCGCGTCCTGAGCGTACGGAATCATTCGCAACTTCCAGAGCAGTGCTCGTTTGTGAATGGTGGGATCCTGGCTTTCTTCGGTGATCTGATCTGCGCCGCGACTGATCAAGCCGGAGAGGGAGTCGAGTATTGCCAGCGTCTCTTCGCGAAGTTCTTCCTGCGTCCCGGCAGGAGCGGACCGCCCGAGGTTCGGCCAGCAGACGACGAGCAGGATCGCGGCCAACAAGGCGCGGGTTCGACCGGGGCGATGACCAGTCTTCGTCATGGCATCGACTCGCAGTTCATTCCCGTGCGCGAATGGACACATCACCGCGATTTTTCCTTGTTCGGGATCAACTCATGGGCTCCTTCGTCACGACGATTGCCAGAATTGCGATTGTCTGCGAATTCTATCCTGAAAACCTCCGCCCGGCATTCGCAGGGGCACCGGCCTAAACTCGCTTCCAGAGTCTGAGTATAGATCCCGGCATCTAGCTGGGCGGTGGCTTGATTCCCGCGCCGATGTGGCGGGAACGAAGTGCGAGCGCGCTTCGGACCAGGGGCGAAATCAACTGTTCGATGAGGATGGTTCCCATAATGGCCCGTCGTGTGGGATCGACGAGATCATCTCCGGGGCTGGGGACATGGTCTTCGAAACCGGCATAACATGCCTCGGAGATGGCCCAGGCCAGATTGGCGAAACGCCCCAGCGTCTCGACCGATATCCCCGGGGGAATGTGCTCGCGAAGCTGCATCATCGTGTCGGTCAGGTGATCGATGTTCCAGTGCGTTTCGTCCCCGAGAGTCCAGGTCAAGCCCCGCATCATCTCCGCGATTTCCTTGCGCAAGAGCGCGAAAGCCTGTTCTTCGCTCTCGGAACGCTTTCGATCGGGCAACGGGTAGACCTTGTCCAGCGCTGCGCTGATCGGATTCGCGTCCGCCCACGGTCGCTTGAGTTCTGCGATCACGGCCCCCACCGCTTCCACGGACAGGCCCGCCGTCTCGCGTAGCGCTCGGATCAAGCGCAAGGCGTCGATGTGGGCCTCCCCGTACGTGGCCTGGTTGCGCTGGCTGCGTTCGCCGGGTGGCAGTAGACCCTCGCGGATGTAGTACTTGATCCGGGTGACCGGTACGTCCGTCTGGCGGCTCAGTTCCGAGATTCGCATGGCCTCCCCTGGATTCGGTTGCGAATTGTATAGATAGTAGTACTCTCCACTATCCGATATAATCAGTATCCATATTCTAGCGAGGTCCAGAGCATGAGCAAGATAATGAGCAAGAACAGGAACTTCCGCGATCGAGCCGGATTCCTGTTTCAGCGCTGGGGCACCTGGGTCTGCCGCCATCCGTTTCTGGTCATTGCGGCGAGCCTGGCCGTCGGCGCCATCGGAATAGGCCAACTTCCCGAACTCCGAGCCGATTTTTCGACCGAGGCGATGCTACAGCCCGACGATCCCGCCCTGTCCATCTACGACGACTTTCGCTCGGAATTCGAACGCGACGACACACTCGTGATCGCACTCGCCCCGCCAGAGGTCTTCGATCTGGAATTTCTCGAAACACTTCGTGCGTTCCACACCGCCCTCGAGAATGAACTCCCCTATGTCGACGACATCACGAGTTTGATCAACGCGCGATCGACGCGCGGAGATCAGGAGCGACTGATCGTCGAAGAACTGATGGTGGATTGGCCTGAGAACGCGGAGGACCTCGCCCACCTGCGCGCGCAAGTGCTCGCCAATCCGAT
Encoded proteins:
- a CDS encoding Fis family transcriptional regulator; this encodes MSKIMSKNRNFRDRAGFLFQRWGTWVCRHPFLVIAASLAVGAIGIGQLPELRADFSTEAMLQPDDPALSIYDDFRSEFERDDTLVIALAPPEVFDLEFLETLRAFHTALENELPYVDDITSLINARSTRGDQERLIVEELMVDWPENAEDLAHLRAQVLANPIYANTLISRQADLTMIVIQPQVYASDEGVSALSGFDESEGEAAFLSEDALNEMVQSAR
- a CDS encoding MerR family transcriptional regulator, giving the protein MRISELSRQTDVPVTRIKYYIREGLLPPGERSQRNQATYGEAHIDALRLIRALRETAGLSVEAVGAVIAELKRPWADANPISAALDKVYPLPDRKRSESEEQAFALLRKEIAEMMRGLTWTLGDETHWNIDHLTDTMMQLREHIPPGISVETLGRFANLAWAISEACYAGFEDHVPSPGDDLVDPTRRAIMGTILIEQLISPLVRSALALRSRHIGAGIKPPPS